The following proteins are encoded in a genomic region of Candida albicans SC5314 chromosome 4, complete sequence:
- a CDS encoding uncharacterized protein (Protein with homology to mitochondrial intermembrane space proteins; regulated by Sef1p-, Sfu1p-, and Hap43p), whose protein sequence is MMMLLLFSDLLWFFFFACRCVCVNFLQKRVSFLICSPPFKNCAKYGKRFHLHLPPLTIYHQKLSVVVEKKKETKIKAIPPASLKHTVIYIDMGNIMSVSFAPECTPAKNAYDDCFNKWYTEKFLKGKSMENECTEFWDTYITCINANLAKQGIKPMLDKAREDQPFDHQEIKESLNNEKK, encoded by the coding sequence atgatgatgttgttgttgttttctgatttgttgtggtttttcttttttgcgTGTAGGTGTGTGTGCGttaattttcttcaaaagcGTGTGTCTTTTCTCATATGCAGTCCGCCATTCAAAAATTGTGCAAAGTACGGGAAAAGATTCCACCTCCACTTACCACCACTAACCATTTACCACCAAAAACTTCTGGTCGTggtagaaaaaaaaaaagagaccAAAATCAAAGCAATACCACCAGCATCCCTTAAACACACTGTTATATACATTGATATGGGAAATATAATGTCAGTTTCATTTGCTCCAGAATGTACACCAGCTAAAAATGCTTATGATGattgttttaataaatgGTACACagagaaatttttaaaaggTAAATCAATGGAAAATGAATGTACAGAATTTTGGGATACCTATATTACTTGTATAAATGCAAATTTGGCAAAACAAGGGATCAAACCAATGTTAGATAAAGCTAGAGAAGATCAACCTTTTGAtcatcaagaaattaaagaaagtttgaataatgaaaagaaatga
- the CRD2 gene encoding Crd2p (Metallothionein; for adaptation to growth in high copper; basal transcription is cadmium-repressed; Ssn6 regulated; complements copper sensitivity of an S. cerevisiae cup1 mutant; regulated by Sef1, Sfu1, and Hap43; Spider biofilm induced): protein MACSAAQCVCAQKSTCSCGKQPALKCNCSKASVENVVPSSNDACACGKRNKSSCTCGANAICDGTRDGETDFTNLK from the coding sequence ATGGCTTGTTCTGCTGCTCAATGTGTCTGTGCTCAAAAATCCACTTGTTCATGTGGTAAACAACCAGCTTTAAAATGTAATTGTTCTAAAGCTTCAGTAGAAAATGTTGTTCCATCATCAAATGATGCTTGTGCTTgtggaaaaagaaataaatcaaGTTGTACTTGTGGTGCTAATGCTATTTGTGATGGTACTAGAGATGGTGAAACTGATTTCACTAActtgaaataa
- the ASK1 gene encoding Ask1p (Essential subunit of the Dam1 (DASH) complex, which acts in chromosome segregation by coupling kinetochores to spindle microtubules) has protein sequence MKRYSIAPTSSRRKSAIDATLPESNLPARQILEQLDQDTTFVLQEIDKNISRANTVINDKIKPMIQEYAFQSWKVWENTGFWKHFFEQSANVELDSYVEPINEVNPQNNFLLLNEIEKNKQKGRYEDSRGSNKVNQANNDENNDIDNDEKEEPEIAFKKPNLRRLVADGNTPTWSTEHTKPSMKSIQLSPPKRMQTTNFTGGLARENTKLTDSITLEPPALSAETRAVTSSPHSRHYQNQHQRLQSRDSPIKIHTIRQSLDTYHRVSISPKKLKTPIRSTRTSRIESILNSSPILPEPPVLQSEIGSETPKYMSSSSPMKKQQQQQRESLNFQSDNDQQQGLQRFPNTPKYSRLSGSSVNSLLSNKSNLSDDEDDHINPPPQLDSDNHGVVIDNSDTNNNNGDSSDDLAALPVPELNTIDFKDKNSNNNNKRSIQSTPRSSEKKRRSINTKNTNNNNTSAAATAVVVDDDDDRENVFLDHSYKKTPDNQQSNNSTRFFSTGGSNNDNHTETQDNSKSFSQIYDEAISKIRGKKTTSQSNDQNGDEDGDVVMSLDMTVTKDLTGEPTKDLSKDLTENSTTDLGPFRERWKKLTRK, from the coding sequence ATGAAGAGATATTCAATTGCACCAACTTCATCACGGAGGAAATCTGCTATTGATGCAACATTACCTGAATCTAATTTACCAGCAAGACAAATATTAGAACAATTAGATCAAGATACTACATTTGTTcttcaagaaattgataaaaatatcTCTCGAGCAAATACCGTGATTAATGATAAGATTAAGCCTATGATACAAGAATATGCATTTCAAAGTTGGAAAGTTTGGGAAAATACTGGGTTTTGGAAACATTTTTTCGAACAATCAGCTAATGTTGAATTAGATAGTTATGTTGAACCAATTAATGAGGTGAATCCacaaaataatttcttattattgaatgaaattgaaaaaaataaacaaaaggGGAGGTATGAGGATAGTCGTGGGAGTAATAAAGTCAATCAGGCTAACAATGACGAGAATAATGATAtagataatgatgaaaaagagGAGCCAGAAATAGCATTTAAAAAACCAAATCTTCGACGATTAGTTGCTGATGGGAATACCCCTACATGGTCAACAGAGCATACTAAACCATCGATGAAATCAATACAATTATCACCACCAAAGAGAATGCAGACAACTAATTTCACTGGTGGACTAGCTCGAGAAAACACAAAATTGACAGATAGCATAACATTGGAACCACCAGCATTATCTGCAGAGACCCGAGCTGTCACATCACTGCCTCACAGTCgtcattatcaaaatcaacatcaacgACTACAATCTAGAGATTCACCAATTAAAATACATACCATTAGACAATCGTTAGATACTTATCATCGAGTGTCAATATCAccaaagaaattgaaaacaccTATACGTTCAACAAGAACTAGTAGAATTGAAAGTATACTTAATTCGTCACCCATATTACCGGAACCACCAGTTTTACAATCCGAGATAGGAAGTGAAACTCCAAAATATATgtcatcttcatcaccCATGAAgaagcaacaacaacaacaaagagaatcattaaatttcCAATCAGATAATGATCAGCAACAAGGACTTCAAAGATTTCCTAATACTCCTAAATATTCTCGATTAAGTGGATCATCAGTGAATAGTTTATTAagtaataaatcaaatttatctgatgatgaagatgatcaTATTAATCCCCCACCACAATTAGATTCTGATAATCATGGAGttgtaattgataataGTGACactaataacaataatggtGATAGTTCAGATGATCTTGCAGCATTACCAGTGCCTGAATTGAATACTATTGATTTTAAAGATAAGAAcagcaataacaataataagagatcaattcaatcaacTCCAAGATCGAGTGAAAAGAAGAGACGATCAATAAATActaaaaatacaaataataacaatacttctgctgctgctactgctgttgttgttgatgatgatgatgataggGAAAATGTATTTTTGGATCATTCCTATAAGAAAACTCCAGATAATCAACaatctaataattcaacaagatttttttcaactggAGGAagtaataatgataatcaTACTGAAACTCAagataattcaaaatcatttaGTCAAATTTATGATGAAGCAATTTCTAAAATACGAGGTAAAAAAACTACCAGCCAAAGCAATGATCAAAATGGAGATGAAGATGGAGATGTGGTGATGTCTCTTGATATGACGGTGACTAAAGATTTAACTGGTGAACCAACAAaagatttatcaaaagATTTAACAGAAAATTCAACTACTGATTTAGGTCCATTTAGAGAAAGATGGAAGAAATTGACAAGAAAATAA
- the RAT1 gene encoding ssRNA exonuclease (5'-->3' exoribonuclease; similar to S. cerevisiae nuclear exoribonuclease Rat1p; suppresses S. cerevisiae kem1 mutant slow growth, mating defect, and haploid invasive growth defect), with product MGVPALFRWLSRKYPKIISPVVEEEDHEIGGAKYENPNPNGEIDNLYLDMNGIVHPCSHPEHKKPPETEDEMFLDIFKYTDRVLMMARPRKVLMIAVDGVAPRAKMNQQRARRFRAAKDAELKAKQLEIEVQERELRGEIINDAIKGKKQWDSNAITPGTPFMDRLAEALRYWVAYKLSSDPGWANLQVIISDATVPGEGEHKLMSFIRSQRSDPQYDPNTKHCIYGLDADLIFLGLATHEPHFRVLREDVFASQDKKFTIKDQIADANSNGDTVAKEDKKPFLWLHVNVLREYLQVELFTPRMSFPFELERAIDDWVFLCFFAGNDFLPHLPSLDVRDNGIDTLVQCWKRSLPILKDYVTCDGKLNLKSVEVLMSNLAYKESEIFKNKHAAEQRREENNKRRKLAQEQERALKRVYSSQVSKGKDKAPLTADVNMPLMDTSGQNVEGYANLTNSDIVQNRAILTKANLANSDAAAELKKLIDSKKTQVTVVQDQIATDSSANSETTTSESELEEIQSDNSLKRKLEPEEDKQTQSDDIKLWEPGYNKRYYEAKFHCQSDEEIEQTKRDVVRHYVEGIAWVALYYYQGCPSWNWYFPYHYAPFAADFTNLEELFPEGVKFKLGEPFRPFEQLMSVLPAASGHTLPQVFRDLMSNPDSEIIDFYPEEFEIDMNGKKMSWQGIPLLPFIDEKRLLDAVQKKYELLTPDEKSRNTNKEAELFISPANKNFSKFSEKLYKENENEVTFKYAKSGLSGKIFKLGTFNPEGVFNFPLNEGYMPNVNNSDYFQAIYHFPKTKTGKSMILNGHIAPLPALTTADKNDLLYQLDKFNNRRNGGRFNSTLDNSDYINKGPAGKELYKTYSMRRGGYRSYLQYLTNGHHPDHQSQNSQYLSYGQQKPYGGQGSYNQQGYYNQQGRYNQQGNNYNQQGRYSQQSQYNQYRSNTQRFNNNQNYNQSSNNSRSGYLPPRPQR from the coding sequence ATGGGTGTCCCAGCTTTATTTAGATGGTTATCTCGAAAATATCCAAAAATTATTTCCCCAGTAGTAGAGGAAGAAGACCATGAAATTGGTGGTGCCAAATATGAAAACCCCAACCCCAATggagaaattgataatttgtaTTTAGATATGAATGGTATTGTTCATCCATGTTCTCATCCTGAACATAAAAAGCCACCAGAaactgaagatgaaatGTTTTTagatatttttaaatataCTGATAGAGTGCTCATGATGGCTAGGCCAAGAAAGGTTTTAATGATTGCTGTTGATGGGGTCGCACCAAGAGCGAAAATGAATCAACAAAGAGCAAGAAGATTCCGTGCTGCTAAAGATGCAGAATTGAAAGCAAAACAACTCGAAATTGAAGTTCAAGAAAGAGAATTACGTggtgaaattattaatgatgcAATCAAGGGGAAAAAACAATGGGATTCTAATGCCATTACTCCAGGAACTCCATTTATGGATAGATTAGCAGAAGCTTTAAGATATTGGGTAGCTTATAAATTAAGTTCTGATCCAGGTTGGGCTAATTTACAAGTTATTATTAGTGATGCAACTGTTCCTGGTGAAGGTGAACATAAATTGATGAGTTTTATTCGACTGCAAAGATCCGATCCCCAATATGATCCAAACACCAAGCATTGTATCTATGGATTGGATGCcgatttgattttcttaGGATTGGCAACTCATGAACCCCATTTTAGAGTTTTAAGAGAAGATGTTTTTGCCTCACAAGATAAAAAGTTTACTATCAAAGATCAAATTGCCGATGCAAATTCCAATGGTGATACAGTAGCAaaagaagataaaaaaCCATTCTTATGGTTACATGTCAACGTGTTGCGTGAATATCTTCAAGTTGAATTATTCACTCCGAGAATGTCTTTCCCGTTTGAATTAGAGCGTGCAATTGATGATTGGgtatttctttgtttctttgCTGGTAACGATTTCTTGCCTCATTTACCAAGTTTAGATGTTAGAGATAATGGTATTGACACTCTTGTACAATGTTGGAAAAGAAGTTTGccaattttaaaagattATGTTACATGTGATgggaaattgaatttgaaaagtgTTGAAGTTTTGATGTCTAATTTGGCTTATAAGGAAAGCGAgatatttaaaaataaacatGCTGCAGAACaaagaagagaagaaaacaataagaGAAGGAAGTTGGCTCAAGAACAGGAACGAGCTCTTAAGCGTGTTTATCTGTCGCAAGTGTCAAAAGGGAAAGATAAAGCACCTCTAACTGCCGATGTCAATATGCCATTGATGGATACGCTGGGTCAAAATGTGGAAGGATACGCCAATTTAACAAATAGTGATATTGTTCAAAATAGAGCTATTTTGACTAAAGCCAACTTGGCTAATAGTGATGCTGCAGCcgaattgaaaaaattgatcgATTCCAAAAAGACTCAAGTCACTGTTGTTCAAGATCAAATAGCTACCGATTCTTCTGCTAATTCAGAAACAACTACTTCAGAATCAGAATTGGAAGAAATTCAAAGCGACAACTCTctcaaaagaaaattggaACCTGAAGAAGACAAACAGACACAAAGTGATGATATTAAATTATGGGAACCAGGATACAATAAACGTTATTATGAAGCCAAATTTCACTGTCAatctgatgaagaaatcgaacaaacaaaaagagATGTTGTAAGACATTATGTTGAAGGGATTGCATGGGTAgcattatattattatcaagGATGTCCATCTTGGAACTGGTATTTCCCCTATCATTATGCTCCTTTTGCAGCAGATTTTACTAACCTAGAGGAGTTATTCCCAGAAGGTGTAAAGTTTAAATTAGGTGAACCATTTAGACcatttgaacaattgatgTCTGTTTTACCAGCTGCTTCTGGACATACCTTACCTCAAGTTTTCCGTGATTTGATGTCGAATCCCGATAgtgaaattattgatttttatcctgaagaatttgaaattgatatgAATGGGAAGAAAATGAGTTGGCAAGGTATACCGTTATTGCcatttattgatgaaaaacGATTGTTAGATGCGGTACagaaaaaatatgaattgTTAACTCCAGatgaaaaatcaagaaatacTAATAAGGAAGCAGAATTATTTATATCTCCAGCAAATAAgaatttttccaaattttcagaaaaattatataaagaaaatgaaaatgaagtgACTTTCAAATATGCAAAGAGTGGACTTTctggaaaaatttttaaattggGAACGTTCAATCCCGAAGGGGTGTTTAATTTTCCCTTGAATGAAGGTTATATGCCCAATGTCAATAATAGTGACTATTTCCAAGCTATTTATCATTTCCCTAAAACCAAGACGGGTAAATCAATGATATTGAATGGACATATAGCACCATTGCCCGCATTGACAACTGCGGATAAGAATGATCTTCTATATCAATTGGACAAGTTCAATAATAGAAGAAATGGTGGAAGATTTAATTCTACTTTAGATAATAGTGATTATATCAACAAGGGTCCTGCTGGTAAAGAATTATACAAGACTTATTCTATGAGAAGAGGTGGGTATAGATCATATTTACAGTACTTAACTAACGGACATCATCCTGATCATCAACTGCAAAATAGTCAGTATTTGTCGTATGGTCAACAAAAGCCATATGGCGGACAAGGGTCATATAATCAACAGGGTTATTATAATCAACAAGGTCGTTATAATCAACAGGGGAATAACTACAATCAACAAGGTCGTTATAGTCAACAAAGtcaatataatcaatatcGATCCAACACCCAAagattcaacaacaaccaaaactACAATCAATCATCAAACAATTCAAGATCTGGTTATCTTCCTCCTAGACCACAACGCTAG
- the AGP2 gene encoding Agp2p (Amino acid permease; hyphal repressed; white-opaque switch regulated; induced in core caspofungin response, during cell wall regeneration, by flucytosine; regulated by Sef1, Sfu1, and Hap43; rat catheter and Spider biofilm induced), translated as MWNKEKSKEAEKGEIREDELFNTKVDRQTSASSESSLVHDNSSVDTDHTQRKLYNRHLQLIAIGGSIGTGLFVTIGTTGLTVGGPLGLLLSYCLSTLLTLLLTSAVGEMVSYMPVDSPFLNMAGRVIDPAFEAAASVNFWVMQSLYIPFEITAVNGMIHFWRDDYSPAITFCIQIAIYAAINLYAVRVFGECEFWFSLAKLILCIGLLFFTLVTMCGGNPKHDAFGFRNWHAAGGPIATLYTTGSLGRFQGFLGSFRWSSSFTCVGSEYLGMTAGECINPRHNLPIAFRTVLYRLVLFYIGGALSVSILVAYNDPKYLELTSDTSNAASSPYVVAMQNLGINVLPHIVNAVILTSAFSAGCSYTYTSSRCLYNLAKKGFVPKFFKKCTSHGVPVFCVGLSICFSLLSLMQLGSSGSKVLNYMVNLCTGAQILNYAFMSITYIGFYHACKAQNIDRHQFTYRSWFQPYSIYFVCFMYWCLVGILGYNVFMPGKWSVDTFLYNYIMVFVSLAVFIAWKLFRRTKFIKPIDADLRTGLEEIERHEYEYYEQLEQSSNKPDNKFKSILHWIF; from the coding sequence ATGTGGAATAAAGAGAAAAGCAAAGAGGCAGAAAAAGGTGAAATTCGAGAAGATGAGTTATTCAACACCAAGGTAGATCGCCAGACATCGGCATCTTCCGAATCATCTTTAGTTCACGATAATTCTTCCGTTGATACTGACCACACACAAAGAAAACTTTATAACAGACATTTACAATTAATCGCTATTGGTGGTAGTATTGGTACTGGTCTTTTCGTCACTATTGGTACTACGGGGTTGACAGTGGGGGGACCTTTAggtcttcttctttcataTTGTCTTTCGACTTTACTTACGTTATTGCTTACATCTGCTGTCGGGGAGATGGTTTCTTATATGCCGGTTGATTCTCCTTTCTTGAACATGGCCGGCCGTGTTATTGATCCAGCTTTCGAAGCAGCTGCATCTGTCAACTTTTGGGTGATGCAAAGTTTATATATCCCATTCGAAATCACTGCTGTCAATGGTATGATCCATTTTTGGCGTGATGATTATTCCCCAGCAATCACTTTTTGTATTCAAATTGCCATATATGCTGCAATTAACTTGTATGCCGTGCGTGTATTTGGTGAATGTgaattttggttttcaTTGGCTAAATTGATACTTTGTATtgggttgttgtttttcacATTGGTCACAATGTGTGGGGGTAATCCTAAACATGATGCCTTTGGTTTCCGTAACTGGCATGCGGCTGGTGGTCCCATCGCCACGTTATATACCACTGGATCATTAGGTAGATTTCAAGGTTTCCTTGGTTCCTTCAGATGGAGTTCTTCATTCACATGTGTTGGGTCAGAATATCTTGGTATGACCGCTGGTGAATGTATTAACCCTCGTCACAACTTACCCATTGCATTCAGAACCGTGTTGTATAGATTGGTGTTGTTCTACATTGGCGGTGCCTTATCTGTTTCCATTTTAGTTGCCTACAACGATCCTAAGTATCTTGAGTTAACCTCAGACACATCTAATGCTGCATCATCGCCATACGTTGTGGCTATGCAGAACTTGGGAATCAACGTATTGCCGCACATTGTCAACGCCGTCATTCTCACATCAGCATTCTCAGCAGGGTGCCTGTACACTTATACTTCATCCCGTTGTTTGTACAATTTAGCTAAAAAAGGATTTGTGcctaaatttttcaaaaaatgtACCAGTCATGGGGTTCCTGTATTTTGTGTTGGTCTTTCCATTTGTTTCTCATTATTATCTTTGATGCAATTAGGAAGTTCCGGTAGTAAAGTGTTGAACTATATGGTTAACTTGTGTACTGGTGCTCAAATCTTGAATTATGCATTTATGTCAATCACCTATATTGGGTTCTATCATGCATGTAAGGCGCAAAACATTGATCGTCATCAGTTTACCTACAGATCGTGGTTCCAACCGTATTCCATCTACTTTGTTTGCTTCATGTATTGGTGTCTTGTAGGGATCTTAGGTTACAATGTGTTTATGCCCGGAAAATGGTCCGTCGACACATTCTTATACAATTATATCATggtttttgtttcattagCAGTTTTCATTGCTTGGAAACTCTTTAGAAGAACTAAATTCATCAAACCAATAGATGCTGATTTGAGAACTGGGttagaagaaattgaaagacACGAATATGAATATTATGAACAATTGGAACAATCGAGTAACAAGCCAGacaataaattcaaaagtATTTTACATTGGATATTCTAA
- a CDS encoding putative lipase (Predicted triglyceride lipase; Spider biofilm induced) — MLILIIIVLYCLSFAQEYKTDNEPAQDYKKIVQFSNLAAVAYCVGRGLSKGRLGDKGSGCHLSACKNDILKDVEIVKIFDFSTLNEVGTGYYALDKKRKTIILVFRGSVSRRDWATDIDFIPTKYRPIVQDDNFECEVFIQQECINCKVHRGFYNFLKDNSGAIISLGIKFKKIYPDYQFLIIGHSLGAAFTTLSGIEFQLLGYDPLVVTYGGPKVGNQEFADFTDRLFDTEEVANCITMKNDFSRGFIRVVHKHDIIPFLPPMFTHAGYEYFIDKKQLPHEECDIDRRGMEYSGLLWKRSSGIRPSTFWPDSLGKYEHTHYFRRITSCRDED, encoded by the coding sequence ATGCTTATATTAATCATCATTGTATTATATTGTCTATCGTTTGCTCAAGAATATAAAACTGATAATGAACCAGCACAAGATTATAAGAAAATAGTACAATTTTCTAATTTGGCTGCAGTTGCCTATTGTGTGGGTAGAGGGTTATCTAAAGGACGGTTAGGAGATAAAGGTTCAGGTTGTCATTTATCTGCTTGTAAGAATGACATTCTTAAAGATGTTGAAATTgtgaaaatatttgattttagtACACTTAATGAAGTTGGTACAGGATATTATGCTTTAgataagaaaagaaaaaccatAATATTAGTATTTAGAGGATCAGTTTCAAGACGTGATTGGGCCACtgatattgatttcatcCCTACTAAATACAGACCCATTGTTCAAGATGATAACTTTGAATGTGAAGTATTTATTCAACAAGAATGTATTAATTGTAAAGTTCATCGAggattttataattttttaaaagataATTCCGGTGCAATTATAAGTCTtggaatcaaatttaaaaaaatttatccggattatcaatttttaattattggtCATTCATTAGGAGCAGCTTTCACTACTTTAAGTGGGattgaatttcaattattaggTTATGATCCATTAGTTGTCACTTATGGTGGACCAAAAGTTGgaaatcaagaatttgCCGATTTCACCGATAGATTATTTGATACAGAAGAAGTTGCGAATTGTATTACAATGAAGAATGATTTTTCACGAGGATTTATTAGAGTGGTTCATAAACATGATATAATACCTTTCTTGCCACCAATGTTTACTCATGCAGGATATGAATATttcattgataaaaaacaattacCTCATGAAGAATGTGATATAGATAGGCGAGGGATGGAGTATTCTGGATTGTTGTGGAAAAGAAGTTCAGGAATACGACCATCGACGTTTTGGCCCGATAGTTTGGGGAAATACGAACATACACATTATTTTAGAAGAATCACAAGTTGTAGAGATGAAGATTAG
- a CDS encoding uncharacterized protein (Putative protein of unknown function, transcript is upregulated in clinical isolates from HIV+ patients with oral candidiasis; Spider biofilm induced) codes for MLVEEVPKSTNAKTSTIYFSSSINLTARSLGKSTNTGESTSNSNKGRAKVNYNLTQLMNAQTQSNEPTNTGPLKSSQQIQLERLVSKRLVELNQETSTKGFELPKNFVYTSIHSTGGGDNTTKPSHKSRLGNTPATKKILAARRNLNSYFEEERNLISVNTILGINYQFVDFTDIDNNKSATATASTKRRKLESVKPKIRLCCICGDKSNYSRCSSCGLYYCSVKCNNLHQESRCA; via the coding sequence ATGTTGGTTGAAGAAGTACCCAAATCGACAAATGCCAAGACATCTACTATTTATTTTAgttcatcaatcaatttaactGCTCGACTGTTGGGTAAGTCCACCAACACGGGTGAATCAACCTCAAATTCTAACAAGGGAAGAGCCAAAGtcaattataatttaactCAATTAATGAATGCACAAACCCAATCCAATGAACCAACAAACACAGGACCTTTAAAATCATCacaacaaattcaattagaAAGATTAGTTTCGAAAAGActtgttgaattaaatcaagaaaCATCAACTAAAGGATTTGAATTACcgaaaaattttgtttatacTAGTATTCATTCCACTGGTGGTGGCGATAATACTACTAAACCATCACATAAATCAAGATTAGGTAATACTCCAGCGacgaaaaaaatattggcagcaagaagaaatttaaatctgtattttgaagaagaacgaaatttgatttctgtTAATACTATCCTTggaataaattatcaatttgttgattttacTGATAttgacaataataaatctgCCACAGCAACTGCTAGTaccaaaagaagaaaattggaaagtgttaaaccaaaaattagactttgttgtatttgtggtgataaatcaaattatctGAGATGTCTGTCTTGTGGACTTTATTATTGTAGTGTGAAATGTAATAATTTACATCAAGAACTGAGATGTGCATAA
- a CDS encoding uncharacterized protein (Possile protease; mutation confers hypersensitivity to toxic ergosterol analog), with the protein MTRYRLTYQLKNIALEFGENDGKYFIQLGHSSTGKILNLSTLPSYLTERKVIIIDSVKSGTGRTPGKDIYSDILDPLFKELSIEHEYHATKSATSISELASSLKDHKVTIIFISGDTSINEFINSLNDSEKGEIAIFPIPGGTGNSLSLSLNITNPLDAIIRLFSAGTTSPLNLYEVDFPQGSHYLIANELGSPVPSHLKFLVVLSWGFHASLVADSDTPELRKHGIKRFQLAAHQNLSRDQKYEGDFYINDVELNGPFAYWLVTASQRFEPTFEISPKGDILKDELYVVTFNTQNTQYYIMDIMKEVYDKGSHIKNPNVVYKKLDKNDKIQLKTKNSKPLIQRRFCVDGSIIALPETESHEIYIHVKDNSQHSWKLYIIH; encoded by the coding sequence ATGACGAGATACAGATTAACctatcaattgaaaaatatagCATTAGAATTTGGTGAAAATGATGGGAAatatttcattcaattggGCCATTCATCAACcggaaaaattttgaatttatccACTCTTCCCTCATATCTTACAGAGAGAAAAGTGATTATAATAGATTCAGTTAAATCAGGAACAGGAAGAACACCGGGGAAAGATATATACCTGGATATTCTTGATCCATTATTTAAAGAGCTTTCTATAGAACACGAATATCATGCCACTAAATCAGCAACATCAATCTCTGAATTAGCACTGAGTTTGAAAGATCATAAAGTCACAATAATATTCATTAGTGGAGATACTTCAATCAATGAGTTcatcaattcattaaacGACTCCGAAAAAGGTGAAATAGCGATTTTCCCAATACCTGGAGGAACAGGTAATAGTTTATCTCTTTCATTAAATATCACCAATCCATTAGATGCAATCATTAGATTATTTTCCGCAGGTACAACACTGCCATTGAATCTTTATGAAGTTGATTTCCCACAAGGATCACACTATTTGATAGCTAATGAATTAGGATCTCCAGTTCCTTcacatttgaaatttttagttGTTTTATCATGGGGGTTCCATGCTTCTTTAGTGGCAGATAGTGATACTCCAGAATTAAGAAAACATGGCATTAAACGATTTCAACTTGCTGCTCATCAGAATTTAAGTCGTGACCAAAAATATGAAGGAGATTTTTATATCAATGATGTTGAATTGAATGGTCCATTTGCTTATTGGTTAGTGACAGCATCACAGAGGTTTGAACCCACATTTGAAATATCTCCCAAAGGtgatattttgaaagatgAGTTATACGTGGTTACATTTAACACACAGAATACccaatattatattatgGATATAATGAAAGAGGTCTATGATAAGGGAAGCCATATAAAGAATCCAAATGTGGTTTATAAGAAACttgataaaaatgataaaataCAATTAAAAACGAAAAACTCCAAACCTTTGATTCAAAGAAGATTTTGCGTAGATGGTAGTATAATTGCATTACCTGAAACTGAGAGTCATGAAATTTATATACATGTTAAAGATAATTCTCAACATTCATGGAAGTTATATATAATACATTAA